The sequence CATTTGTCTGGCGCGCTCCGTCAGGAAAATCTGCTGCGAGCGCTTGTCGCTCGGGTGTCTGCGCCGGGTGATGAGGCCGTCGCGTTCCATGCGGGCGAGCGTATTGGCCATGGTCGCCTGCTCGATGTCCAGCCGCTCTAAAAGCTGCTTTTGCGTCAGCCCTTCCTCGGCCCACAATTCGAGCAGAATGGGAAACTGGCCGGGCGCGAACCCCAGCTTCTGGCCCCGCTCCTGCAGGGCGCGCGAGAAGCTTTTGGCCAGCAGACTGGCCAGATAGGTCGCAGATTCCATCCGGTTGAAGGCCATGCAACATGGGTACCCGCGAACCGGGGCGAAGACAAGTTACAAAGCCGGCGATGGAGTTGAAGTTTTCCCGACTTCACGGGGATTTGAGCCCTTCTCGGAGACCAA is a genomic window of Sinorhizobium numidicum containing:
- a CDS encoding MarR family winged helix-turn-helix transcriptional regulator — translated: MAFNRMESATYLASLLAKSFSRALQERGQKLGFAPGQFPILLELWAEEGLTQKQLLERLDIEQATMANTLARMERDGLITRRRHPSDKRSQQIFLTERARQMEAAAKEAAQAADQSLLSGFRRFEKELMLEYMRMALANTARDNNIS